A region from the Fusarium musae strain F31 chromosome 1, whole genome shotgun sequence genome encodes:
- a CDS encoding hypothetical protein (EggNog:ENOG41), with the protein MSRNICITAVDGNTGFLIAELILKHRDFSRKVSSVTGLTLHPESPKAKELQDLGAKIVAHKPGRLRVMAKTLQDTGCDTICLVPPAHEHKLEISEELVHAAKRADVPNVLLISSAGCDYAERGKQPRLREFIDLETLVMEAKGDPDVSTGTSPCIIRAGFYAENLLLYAQQAKSEGVLPLPIGEFHKFAPVALGDVAQVAAHVLTGKGKHGFDDRHRGQMMVVTGPMLCAGKELAAAASKALSAELQFENISHAEAKRVLKSQSDIDPSEQQYLLEYYSLVKEGKTNYISTTAFHDVTGEHPTEPENFFKIYEGEMRPKKKAKHEHK; encoded by the exons ATGTCACGAAACATCTGCATCACCGCCGTCGACGGCAACACCGGCTTTCTCATCGCCGAACTAATCCTCAAACACCGCGACTTCTCACGCAAAGTCTCCTCCGTCACTGGCCTAACCCTGCACCCCGAATcccccaaagccaaagaaCTCCAAGACCTCGGCGCCAAAATCGTCGCCCACAAGCCCGGCCGTCTCCGAGTAATGGCCAAGACTCTCCAAGACACCGGATGCGACACCATCTGTCTCGTTCCGCCTGCTCACGAGCATAAGCTTGAGATTAGCGAAGAGCTCGTCCATGCTGCGAAGAGGGCGGATGTTCCGAATGTGCTGCTTATTAGTTCGGCGGGGTGTGATTATGCGGAGAGGGGGAAGCAGCCGAGACTGAGGGAGTTTATTGATTTGGAGACGCTTGTTATGGAGGCTAAGGGAGATCCGGATGTTTCTACGGGGACGTCGCCTTGTATTATTCG GGCTGGATTCTATGCTGAGAACCTTTTGCTGTATGCGCAGCAGGCTAAGTCGGAGGGCGTTCTTCCACTTCCAATTGGCGAATTCCATAAGTTTGCGCCTGTTGCACTTGGT GACGTTGCTCAAGTCGCTGCTCATGTTCTGACTGGCAAGGGCAAGCATGGATTTGACGACCGCCACCGCGGACAAATGATGGTCGTAACTG GCCCCATGCTTTGCGCAGGCAAAGAGCTCGCAGCCGCGGCCAGCAAAGCTCTGAGTGCCGAACTTCAGTTCGAGAACATCTCCCA TGCTGAAGCAAAGAGAGTTCTCAAGTCCCAGTCTGATATCGACCCATCCGAACAGCAATATCTCCTCGAGTACTACAGCCTTGTGAAGGAGGGCAAAACCAACTACATCTCCACCACTGCTTTCCACGATGTTACTGGCGAGCATCCGACTGAGCCGGAGAatttcttcaagatctaTGAGGGTGAGATGAGACCTAAGAAGAAGGCTAAGCATGAGCATAAATAA
- a CDS encoding hypothetical protein (EggNog:ENOG41): MSEVVLRDAYYSELPEIANVMSKAFWGDNLFGDLIHPHRNEYPDDVDLYWLRRARVNFWDYRWKWLVAVVKDESGKEAVVGIAQWARLGEGGKRFDLPFYDPRNLLKPLSSVAMMIHAWAIPSRAVDPKEEDIIERAYPHFDSIWSGKRAESWYLEALAVHPDFQGKNVGRQLVQWGLDQAEAEGVCASVVSALGKDDFYRKCGFNELFGTAKDGEGNPLADVEGSNIFWKWPDSKE; the protein is encoded by the exons ATGTCCGAGGTTGTGCTACGCGATGCATATTACTCGGAACTTCCGGAGATCGCAAATGTCATGTCAAAGGCCTTTTGGGGCGATAACCTTTTTGGCGACCTGATCCACCCGCATCGGAACGAGTACCCTGATGATGTAGATCTGTACTGGCTGCGGCGTGCACGGGTCAATTTCTGGGATTATCGTTGGAAATGGCTTGTCGCTGTTGTGAAGGATGAGAGTGGCAAAGAGGCCGTTGTTGGTATTGCGCAGTGGGCGAGGCTTGGAGAGGGGGGTAAAAGGTTTGATCTGCCATTCTATGATCCTC GCAACTTGTTGAAACCTCTATCCTCAGTCGCCATGATGATTCACGCCTGGGCCATACCAAGTCGTGCAGTCGACCCTAAAGAAGAGGACATTATCGAAAGAGCATATCCTCACTTTGACTCGATATGGAGCGGCAAACGCGCTGAGTCTTGGTATCTCGAAGCACTAGCCGTACACCCAGATTTTCAAGGGAAGAACGTCGGCCGCCAACTTGTGCAATGGGGTCTTGAccaggctgaagctgaaggggTGTGCGCTTCAGTGGTGAGCGCCTTGGGCAAAGATGACTTCTACAGGAAGTGCGGGTTTAATGAGCTGTTTGGAACAGCGAAGGATGGTGAAGGGAATCCGTtggctgatgttgagggGTCCAATATCTTTTGGAAATGGCCTGACAGTAAAGAGTGA
- a CDS encoding hypothetical protein (EggNog:ENOG41), whose product MSTLAAMNSQTSFLDLPREVRDIVYDYALQDVKFSNAFTTQTAYSPNALPLLYVHKIISDDLQPRLYQNHAIVIPLQEPSTYATGEWSIVPRIACSKMMKQRSKTLIIEMSQTTISYYPDSDLEEDYDEAPVEVELFWDDLDSRGAKALPQKLINDILALKQSLPALRTIKFVFWFGKWTAWCSVWEKHLEKLRAIWPEPLLKFELNLFEYVDDQVADGGWNWIEEWYYWAIERKRIWFQANNFKWKDHAKGDFRGRRIDVRVWQDEEFMDWDEDEADRALHKRRCEVKPLFVRTCDMEGRV is encoded by the coding sequence ATGAGCACCCTAGCAGCTATGAACTCACAAACTTCGTTTCTAGACTTACCACGAGAGGTACGCGACATAGTCTATGACTACGCCCTCCAAGACGTCAAGTTCAGCAACGCCTTTACAACTCAAACCGCTTATTCCCCTAATGCCCTTCCCTTACTCTACGTCCATAAAATCATATCAGATGATCTTCAGCCTCGCCTTTATCAAAACCACGCTATTGTTATTCCGCTTCAAGAACCTAGCACTTATGCAACTGGTGAATGGAGTATAGTTCCCAGGATTGCCTGctccaagatgatgaagcaacGCTCCAAGACCCTCATCATTGAAATGTCCCAGACGACTATCTCCTACTATCCTGATTCAGACCTGGAAGAAGATTATGATGAAGCTCccgttgaggttgagctcTTTTGGGACGATCTTGACAGTCGAGGTGCAAAGGCATTGCcccagaagctcatcaacgatATTCTCGCTCTGAAACAAAGTCTCCCAGCCCTCAGAACCATCAAGTTTGTCTTCTGGTTCGGGAAATGGACAGCGTGGTGCAGTGTTTGGGAGAAGcatctcgagaagctcagGGCGATTTGGCCAGAGCCGTTGCTGAAGTTCGAGTTGAATCTGTTTGAGTATGTAGACGACCAGGTTGCGGACGGCGGATGGAACTGGATCGAGGAATGGTATTACTGGGCGatagagagaaagaggatCTGGTTTCAGGCGAACAACTTCAAGTGGAAAGACCATGCCAAGGGGGATTTTCGAGGTCGTAGGATTGATGTTCGGGTGTGGCAGGATGAAGAGTTCATGGATTGGGATGAGGACGAAGCTGATAGAGCTCTTCACAAGAGGCGCTGCGAGGTGAAGCCTTTGTTTGTTAGGACATGCGACATGGAAGGACGAGTGTGA
- a CDS encoding hypothetical protein (CAZy:AA3), whose amino-acid sequence MASPFDFIVVGGGPAGSALAANLSCTPKKPSVLLLEAGGTNEDRNLRVDGQRWTTFLNQDMNWGYKTAPQEFANNRELDYSRGKGLGGSSAINFGVYSVGARDDYEEWARIVGDDAYRWDKIHGRYKSLETFHGNLPEGVDKKYAAPKAEDHGSEGKLHVGYAGEWEKDLPPVLDLFKKAGFPLNPDHNSGNPLGMSVLINSSAKGRRSTANDLLEPKPENLTVLTNSTVQKVLLEGNKAVGVEVNGKKYLASKEVILSAGALNTPKILMHSGIGPKSQLDQFHIPVVKDVPRVGQGLRDHMFTPLVYTRKPGDTARDTFYGDKKAMDDALEQWRRDGTGPWTKFACELGIGWFKLDKLVKSDEFKALPKEEQEFLMKETVPHYEILTHFPIHWFIPEFPDSALNYSCILVFYYNAQSQGEVTLQSSDPNAPLKFDPKFLASPFDRRVAIESLRDAFRFVKHDGYAKDNVAMLAGPQGDSDDELLEHWKNTISSSWHMTGTTKMGKKGDPDAVVDSDFKVIGFEGLRIADMGVVPVLASCHIQSVAYVTGITAAEKLIAEYSLA is encoded by the exons ATGGCTTCACCATTCGACTTCATCGTCGTAGGAG GCGGCCCAGCCGGCAGCGCCCTAGCAGCCAACCTCTCCTGCACCCCCAAGAAACCCTCCGTTCTTCTGCTCGAGGCCGGTGGCACAAATGAAGACCGCAACCTGCGCGTCGACGGGCAGCGCTGGACCACTTTTTTAAACCAGGACATGAACTGGGGCTACAAGACGGCGCCCCAAGAGTTTGCTAATAACCGTGAGCTGGATTATTCCCGCGGTAAGGGACTCGGTGGTTCGAGTGCTATCAACTTCGGTGTTTATAGTGTTGGCGCGAGAGATGATTATGAAGAGTGGGCGCGCATCGTAGGCGATGATGCGTATCGCTGGGATAAGATCCACGGTCGgtataagagcctagagaCTTTCCATGGAAATCTTCCGGAGGGCGTTGATAAGAAGTATGCTGCGCCTAAAGCGGAGGACCATGGTTCTGAGGGGAAGCTTCATGTTGGGTATGCTGGCGAGTGGGAGAAGGATCTCCCTCCTGTGCTGgatctttttaaaaaggctGGTTTTCCACTGAATCCTGATCACAATTCTGGAAATCCATTGGGAATGTCGGTTTTGATCAACTCGAGTGCCAAGGGACGGAGATCAACTGCGAATGATCTTTTGGAACCTAAGCCTGAGAATCTTACGGTTTTGACGAATTCGACTGTTCAAAAGGTTCTTTTGGAGGGGAACAAAGCTGTTGGCGTTGAAGTCAATGGCAAGAAAT ACCTCGCCTCCAAAGAAGTCATCCTCTCAGCCGGAGCCCTCAACACCCCCAAGATCCTAATGCACTCCGGCATCGGTCCCAAATCCCAACTCGACCAATTCCACATCCCCGTCGTCAAGGACGTCCCCCGCGTAGGCCAAGGTCTGCGCGACCACATGTTCACTCCCCTAGTCTACACCCGCAAACCAGGCGACACCGCCCGCGACACCTTCTACGGCGACAAAAAAGCCATGGACGATGCTCTAGAGCAATGGCGTCGCGACGGTACAGGCCCTTGGACAAAGTTCGCCTGTGAGTTAGGCATCGGCTGGTTCAAGCTCGATAAGCTCGTCAAGTCAGACGAGTTCAAGGCTCTGCCtaaggaggagcaggagttTCTTATGAAGGAGACAGTGCCGCATTATGAGATTCTTACGCACTTTCCTATTCACTGGTTCATCCCTGAATTTCCTGACTCTGCGCTGAATTACTCTTGTATTCTGGTGTTTTACTACAATGCGCAGAGTCAAGGAGAAGTTACCCTTCAGTCATCCGACCCCAACGCTCCTCTCAAGTTTGACCCTAAGTTCTTGGCCTCGCCGTTTGATCGTCGTGTAGCGATCGAGTCGCTCCGCGACGCTTTCAGGTTCGTGAAGCATGATGGCTATGCGAAAGATAACGTGGCTATGCTTGCAGGACCGCAGGGTGATTCAGATGACGAGCTTTTGGAGCACTGGAAGAATACTATTTCTTCGAGTTGGCATATGACTGGTACTACCAAGATGGGTAAGAAGGGAGATCctgatgctgttgttgatagTGACTTCAAGGTCATTGGTTTTGAGGGTCTTCGTATTGCGGATATGGGTGTTGTTCCTGTTCTGGCGAGCTGTCATATTCAGTCTGTTGCGTACGTGACTGGTATTACggctgctgagaagctcaTTGCTGAGTATAGCCTCGCATAG
- a CDS encoding hypothetical protein (EggNog:ENOG41), translating into MGIEEQFILLSLGLVTIGVRMGVRIRQIGFGGWQLDDYLMPITGLIFTAETVAAYLVGAKFQGLTNSYMTDQERADIDMNGQEHYNRVWGSKIQVIGWSFYACILWCLKFCVTAFYGRLTYVVDLLLKDVG; encoded by the exons ATGGGCATCGAGGAACagttcatcctcctctcctTGGGGCTCGTCACCATCGGAGTGAGAATGGGCGTGCGAATCCGACAGATTGGGTTTGGGGGTTGGCAGTTGGATGATTATCTGATGCCCATCACAGGT CTTATTTTCACTGCAGAGACAGTCGCGGCGTATCTCGTCGGTGCCAAGTTCCAGGGCTTGACGAACAGTTACATGACGGACCAAGAACGCGCCGACATCGATATGAATGGGCAAGAACATTATAATCGGGTTTGGGGATCCAAGATTCAGGTCATAGGCTGGTCCTTTTATGCTTGTATTCTGTGGTGTCTCAAGTTTTGCGTCACTGCGTTTTATGGGCGACTCACGTATGTTGTTGACTTGCTATTGAAGGATGTTGGCTGA